In a genomic window of Taeniopygia guttata chromosome 13, bTaeGut7.mat, whole genome shotgun sequence:
- the FAXDC2 gene encoding fatty acid hydroxylase domain-containing protein 2 isoform X2, giving the protein METDSGYSCTAELQKQDKKLSDALRISAYVFSTSLLIFTALVNIASWFMQYITLGSFWQKAWLEFYDRMEGDEWTIFLVGAALVPALAFWGFNGILLVADITGKPTFITRYRIQLGKNDPVDRKKLWKAIYTALGNQLFVSFPMLVPMFYIMKWWENTFSKELPTFQWFLVELSIFTVVEEILFYYTHRLVHHPVLYKHIHKKHHEWTAPIGVVSIYAHPIEHIVSNTLPVMTGPIIMGSHIVSVSAWFSIALVTTSISHCGYHLPLLPSPEFHDFHHLKFNQCYGVLGVLDFLHGTDKMFRQTKAFERHKVLLSFTPLSVSIPEPPKKDE; this is encoded by the exons atggAAACAGACTCTGGATATTcctgcacagctgagctgcagaagcAG GACAAGAAGCTCTCAGATGCCTTGAGGATCAGTGCCTACGTCTTCAGTACAAGCCTGCTTATCTTCACTGCCTTAGTGAACATTGCTTCTTG GTTTATGCAGTATATAACTTTAGGCAGTTTCTGGCAAAAAGCATGGTTGGAATTCTATGACCGTATGGAGGGAGATGAGTGGACAATCTTCCTTGTTG GGGCTGCATTGGTGCCTGCACTTGCTTTCTGGGGCTTCAATGGAATCCTTCTGGTGGCTGATATAACAGGAAAGCCAACTTTCATTACTCGCTATCGCATTCAGCTGGGCAAGAATGATCCT GTGGACAGAAAAAAACTGTGGAAAGCCATCTACACAGCGCTGGGTAATCAGCTCTTTGTCTCCTTTCCCATGCTTGTGCCCATGTTCTACATCATGAAATGGTGGGAAAACACCTTCAGCAAGGAATTACCAACCTTCCAGTGGTTTCTTGTGGAGCTAAGCATTTTTACTGTAGTAGAGGAAATTCTCTTCTATTATACACACAg GCTTGTTCACCACCCAGTGCTGTATAAGCACATTCACAAGAAGCACCACGAGTGGACAGCCCCCATCGGCGTGGTCTCCATTTATGCTCACCCAATAGAGCACATA GTCTCCAACACTCTGCCTGTCATGACTGGCCCAATAATCATGGGATCTCATATTGTTTCAGTCTCAGCATGGTTCTCCATTGCTCTTGTAACAACAAGCATTTCTCACTGTGGCTACCacctgcccctcctgccatctCCAGAGTTCCACGATTTCCACCACCTCAA GTTCAACCAGTGCTATGGAGTGCTGGGAGTGCTGGATTTTCTGCACGGCACGGACAAAATGTTCAGACAGACCAAAGCCTTCGAGAGACACAAGGTCCTGCTCAGCTTCACACCACTCTCTGTAAGCATCCCAGAGCCACCCAAGAAAGATGAGTGA
- the FAXDC2 gene encoding fatty acid hydroxylase domain-containing protein 2 isoform X3 codes for MQYITLGSFWQKAWLEFYDRMEGDEWTIFLVGAALVPALAFWGFNGILLVADITGKPTFITRYRIQLGKNDPVDRKKLWKAIYTALGNQLFVSFPMLVPMFYIMKWWENTFSKELPTFQWFLVELSIFTVVEEILFYYTHRLVHHPVLYKHIHKKHHEWTAPIGVVSIYAHPIEHIVSNTLPVMTGPIIMGSHIVSVSAWFSIALVTTSISHCGYHLPLLPSPEFHDFHHLKFNQCYGVLGVLDFLHGTDKMFRQTKAFERHKVLLSFTPLSVSIPEPPKKDE; via the exons ATGCAGTATATAACTTTAGGCAGTTTCTGGCAAAAAGCATGGTTGGAATTCTATGACCGTATGGAGGGAGATGAGTGGACAATCTTCCTTGTTG GGGCTGCATTGGTGCCTGCACTTGCTTTCTGGGGCTTCAATGGAATCCTTCTGGTGGCTGATATAACAGGAAAGCCAACTTTCATTACTCGCTATCGCATTCAGCTGGGCAAGAATGATCCT GTGGACAGAAAAAAACTGTGGAAAGCCATCTACACAGCGCTGGGTAATCAGCTCTTTGTCTCCTTTCCCATGCTTGTGCCCATGTTCTACATCATGAAATGGTGGGAAAACACCTTCAGCAAGGAATTACCAACCTTCCAGTGGTTTCTTGTGGAGCTAAGCATTTTTACTGTAGTAGAGGAAATTCTCTTCTATTATACACACAg GCTTGTTCACCACCCAGTGCTGTATAAGCACATTCACAAGAAGCACCACGAGTGGACAGCCCCCATCGGCGTGGTCTCCATTTATGCTCACCCAATAGAGCACATA GTCTCCAACACTCTGCCTGTCATGACTGGCCCAATAATCATGGGATCTCATATTGTTTCAGTCTCAGCATGGTTCTCCATTGCTCTTGTAACAACAAGCATTTCTCACTGTGGCTACCacctgcccctcctgccatctCCAGAGTTCCACGATTTCCACCACCTCAA GTTCAACCAGTGCTATGGAGTGCTGGGAGTGCTGGATTTTCTGCACGGCACGGACAAAATGTTCAGACAGACCAAAGCCTTCGAGAGACACAAGGTCCTGCTCAGCTTCACACCACTCTCTGTAAGCATCCCAGAGCCACCCAAGAAAGATGAGTGA
- the FAXDC2 gene encoding fatty acid hydroxylase domain-containing protein 2 isoform X1: MKFHISHAPDLRKHDRWMIIHNIPQQLCYCVLQSVCEAKQAVTGLPSSFQIPKVPGQDTAHAYSCCFSQDKKLSDALRISAYVFSTSLLIFTALVNIASWFMQYITLGSFWQKAWLEFYDRMEGDEWTIFLVGAALVPALAFWGFNGILLVADITGKPTFITRYRIQLGKNDPVDRKKLWKAIYTALGNQLFVSFPMLVPMFYIMKWWENTFSKELPTFQWFLVELSIFTVVEEILFYYTHRLVHHPVLYKHIHKKHHEWTAPIGVVSIYAHPIEHIVSNTLPVMTGPIIMGSHIVSVSAWFSIALVTTSISHCGYHLPLLPSPEFHDFHHLKFNQCYGVLGVLDFLHGTDKMFRQTKAFERHKVLLSFTPLSVSIPEPPKKDE, encoded by the exons ATGAAATTCCACATCAGTCATGCACCAGATCTCCGTAAGCATGACAGATGGATGATTATACACAATATTCCACAACAGCTTTGTTATTGTGTTCTTCAGAGTGTGTGTGAAGCAAAACAGGCCGTCACAGGACTGCCTTCATCATTTCAAATACCAAAAGTGCCAGGGCAGGACACAGCACATGCTTACTCTTGTTGCTTCTCACAGGACAAGAAGCTCTCAGATGCCTTGAGGATCAGTGCCTACGTCTTCAGTACAAGCCTGCTTATCTTCACTGCCTTAGTGAACATTGCTTCTTG GTTTATGCAGTATATAACTTTAGGCAGTTTCTGGCAAAAAGCATGGTTGGAATTCTATGACCGTATGGAGGGAGATGAGTGGACAATCTTCCTTGTTG GGGCTGCATTGGTGCCTGCACTTGCTTTCTGGGGCTTCAATGGAATCCTTCTGGTGGCTGATATAACAGGAAAGCCAACTTTCATTACTCGCTATCGCATTCAGCTGGGCAAGAATGATCCT GTGGACAGAAAAAAACTGTGGAAAGCCATCTACACAGCGCTGGGTAATCAGCTCTTTGTCTCCTTTCCCATGCTTGTGCCCATGTTCTACATCATGAAATGGTGGGAAAACACCTTCAGCAAGGAATTACCAACCTTCCAGTGGTTTCTTGTGGAGCTAAGCATTTTTACTGTAGTAGAGGAAATTCTCTTCTATTATACACACAg GCTTGTTCACCACCCAGTGCTGTATAAGCACATTCACAAGAAGCACCACGAGTGGACAGCCCCCATCGGCGTGGTCTCCATTTATGCTCACCCAATAGAGCACATA GTCTCCAACACTCTGCCTGTCATGACTGGCCCAATAATCATGGGATCTCATATTGTTTCAGTCTCAGCATGGTTCTCCATTGCTCTTGTAACAACAAGCATTTCTCACTGTGGCTACCacctgcccctcctgccatctCCAGAGTTCCACGATTTCCACCACCTCAA GTTCAACCAGTGCTATGGAGTGCTGGGAGTGCTGGATTTTCTGCACGGCACGGACAAAATGTTCAGACAGACCAAAGCCTTCGAGAGACACAAGGTCCTGCTCAGCTTCACACCACTCTCTGTAAGCATCCCAGAGCCACCCAAGAAAGATGAGTGA